A section of the Streptomyces xinghaiensis S187 genome encodes:
- a CDS encoding MMPL family transporter — MFDRIAELALHRARLVLTVTAVAVVAMAALGFGAFGKLLSGGFDDPASPSSRAQVLIDEEFGGEPGLLLLVRADGGRITAPAAERAGRDLAAALRQEPGVSGVVSAWDEGGSALVSRTGDQALVAARVEGDNSEAGERTAELVERYTGDRGPVSVEAGGREAVGHDISGQVSRDLALAEAVAVPVTLVLLVLAFGSLVAALLPLVIGVIAVFGTFAELFVLGSVTEVSVFAVNITTALGLGLGIDYALLLVSRFREQLAAGAEIPEALHRTVRTAGRTIAFSAATVIAALAALLLFPPYFLRSFAYAGIGVVAIAAVAALFVVPALLAVLGHRVARSRFPWARGGGAHSAVWGRLAAVVMRRPALTALPVLALLLVSAAPLLGVTFGTPDERVLPEDAQSRRVAAALDRDFPAGDREALRIVLDGAVPRQELSGYAREVAALDGVTRVTTAGGSYAGSGAGADAAAAGPGNPALGRPGVQQLTVVHALEPRSDDAQDLVRAVRAVEAPPGAEALVGGEDARLVDAKHAIGSRLPAAAGLIAVTTFVLLFLFTGSVVQPLRALLLNALSLGAALGAMVWIFQDGHLAGLLGFTPQPTDTSMTVLLFCVAFGLSMDYEVFLVSRIKELRDADPEAAPAAAVTGGLARTGRIVSMAAGLLAVSFFAFGTGEVSFIQMFGLGTGLAILIDAIAVRGVLVPAAMRLLGRSAWYAPAPLRRLHRRIGLTEGEAPPGPGAAGESRPLTGVRTG, encoded by the coding sequence GTGTTCGACCGCATCGCCGAGTTGGCCCTGCACCGGGCCAGGCTCGTCCTGACCGTCACCGCGGTGGCGGTGGTCGCCATGGCGGCGCTGGGCTTCGGCGCCTTCGGCAAGCTGCTCAGCGGCGGCTTCGACGATCCGGCCTCACCGTCGAGCCGCGCGCAGGTGCTGATCGACGAGGAGTTCGGCGGAGAGCCCGGCCTGCTGCTGCTCGTCCGCGCGGACGGCGGCCGCATCACCGCACCCGCCGCCGAGCGCGCGGGCCGGGACCTCGCCGCCGCGCTGCGCCAGGAACCGGGGGTCTCGGGCGTCGTGTCCGCCTGGGACGAGGGGGGTTCGGCGCTCGTCTCCCGCACCGGCGACCAGGCGCTGGTCGCCGCCCGGGTCGAGGGGGACAACTCCGAGGCCGGCGAGCGCACCGCGGAACTCGTCGAGCGCTACACCGGCGACCGGGGCCCGGTCTCCGTGGAGGCCGGCGGACGGGAGGCGGTCGGCCACGACATCTCCGGGCAGGTCTCCCGGGACCTCGCCCTGGCCGAGGCCGTCGCCGTGCCCGTGACGCTCGTGCTGCTCGTCCTCGCCTTCGGCAGTCTGGTGGCCGCCCTGCTGCCGCTGGTCATCGGGGTGATCGCGGTCTTCGGCACCTTCGCCGAGCTCTTCGTGCTGGGCAGCGTCACCGAGGTCTCGGTCTTCGCCGTGAACATCACCACCGCCCTCGGCCTCGGGCTGGGCATCGACTACGCGCTGCTGCTGGTCAGCCGGTTCCGGGAGCAGCTCGCCGCCGGCGCGGAGATCCCCGAGGCGCTGCACCGCACCGTGCGGACCGCGGGCCGCACCATCGCCTTCTCCGCGGCCACCGTGATCGCCGCGCTCGCCGCCCTGCTGCTCTTCCCGCCGTACTTCCTGCGCTCCTTCGCCTACGCGGGCATCGGCGTGGTGGCCATCGCGGCCGTCGCGGCGCTCTTCGTCGTCCCCGCGCTGCTCGCCGTGCTGGGCCACCGGGTGGCCCGCAGCCGCTTCCCGTGGGCGCGGGGCGGCGGCGCGCACTCCGCCGTCTGGGGCCGGCTCGCGGCCGTGGTGATGCGCCGCCCCGCGCTGACCGCGCTGCCGGTGCTCGCCCTGCTGCTGGTCTCGGCCGCCCCGCTCCTCGGGGTCACCTTCGGCACCCCCGACGAGCGGGTGCTGCCCGAGGACGCCCAGAGCCGCCGGGTCGCGGCAGCGCTGGACCGGGACTTCCCGGCGGGCGACCGGGAGGCGCTGCGGATCGTCCTGGACGGGGCCGTACCGCGGCAGGAACTCAGCGGCTACGCACGGGAGGTGGCCGCGCTGGACGGCGTCACCCGGGTCACCACCGCCGGCGGCTCCTACGCCGGGAGCGGCGCCGGTGCGGACGCGGCCGCCGCCGGGCCGGGGAACCCTGCGCTCGGCCGGCCCGGAGTCCAGCAGCTCACCGTCGTCCACGCCCTGGAGCCCCGGTCGGACGACGCCCAGGACCTGGTCCGGGCCGTCCGGGCCGTGGAGGCACCGCCGGGAGCGGAGGCGCTGGTCGGCGGCGAGGACGCACGGCTCGTGGACGCCAAGCACGCGATCGGCTCCCGGCTCCCGGCCGCCGCCGGACTGATCGCCGTCACCACCTTCGTCCTGCTGTTCCTCTTCACCGGCAGCGTCGTCCAGCCGCTGCGGGCCCTGCTGCTCAACGCGCTCAGCCTCGGGGCGGCCCTGGGCGCCATGGTGTGGATCTTCCAGGACGGCCATCTGGCGGGGCTGCTGGGCTTCACCCCGCAGCCGACCGACACCTCGATGACCGTCCTGCTGTTCTGCGTCGCCTTCGGCCTCTCCATGGACTACGAGGTCTTCCTCGTCAGCCGCATCAAGGAACTGCGGGACGCGGACCCGGAGGCCGCCCCGGCCGCCGCCGTCACCGGCGGGCTGGCCCGCACCGGGCGGATCGTGTCCATGGCCGCCGGCCTGCTGGCCGTGAGCTTCTTCGCCTTCGGCACCGGCGAGGTCAGCTTCATCCAGATGTTCGGACTCGGCACCGGACTCGCCATCCTCATCGACGCCATCGCCGTACGGGGCGTCCTGGTACCGGCCGCCATGCGGCTGCTGGGCCGGTCGGCCTGGTACGCGCCCGCGCCGCTGCGCCGGCTGCACCGGCGGATCGGGCTGACGGAGGGCGAGGCGCCGCCCGGGCCCGGGGCCGCCGGGGAGTCCCGTCCGCTCACGGGGGTGCGGACGGGCTGA
- a CDS encoding ABC transporter ATP-binding protein — protein sequence MAEQHSETHAGGVPASRVPTVIADDLHIVYRVNGGPRGKGSATAALNRLIRRKAPAGMREVHAVKGVSFTAYRGEAIGLIGSNGSGKSTLLKAVAGLLPAERGKVYTDGQPSLLGVNAALMNDLTGERNVILGGLAMGMSREQIRTRYQDIVDFSGINEKGDFITLPMRTYSSGMAARLRFSIAAAKDHDVLMIDEALATGDRKFQKRSEARIRELRKEAGTVFLVSHNNKSIRDTCERVLWLESGKLRMDGPTDEVIKAYEKESAK from the coding sequence GTGGCTGAGCAGCACAGCGAAACCCACGCCGGTGGCGTCCCCGCATCGCGCGTGCCCACCGTCATCGCGGACGATCTCCACATCGTCTACCGGGTCAACGGCGGCCCGCGCGGCAAGGGCAGCGCCACCGCCGCCCTCAACCGGCTGATCCGCCGCAAGGCCCCGGCCGGGATGCGGGAGGTGCACGCCGTGAAGGGCGTCTCCTTCACCGCCTACCGCGGCGAGGCCATCGGCCTGATCGGCTCCAACGGCTCCGGCAAGTCCACCCTGCTGAAGGCCGTGGCCGGGCTGCTGCCCGCCGAGCGCGGCAAGGTCTACACCGACGGCCAGCCGTCCCTGCTGGGCGTCAACGCGGCCCTGATGAACGACCTCACCGGTGAGCGGAACGTCATACTCGGCGGCCTGGCGATGGGCATGTCCCGCGAGCAGATCCGCACGCGCTACCAGGACATCGTCGACTTCTCCGGGATCAACGAGAAGGGCGACTTCATCACCCTGCCGATGCGCACGTACTCCTCCGGCATGGCGGCCCGGCTGCGCTTCTCCATCGCCGCGGCCAAGGACCACGACGTCCTGATGATCGACGAGGCCCTGGCCACCGGTGACCGGAAGTTCCAGAAGCGCTCCGAGGCCCGTATCCGCGAGCTGCGCAAGGAGGCCGGCACGGTCTTCCTGGTCAGCCACAACAACAAGTCCATCCGCGACACCTGCGAGCGGGTGCTGTGGCTGGAGAGCGGCAAGCTCCGCATGGACGGGCCGACCGACGAGGTCATCAAGGCGTACGAGAAGGAGTCCGCGAAGTAG
- a CDS encoding ABC transporter permease yields MSETTSHKGAVAVSAPPSPDDGLSPAELAAKYGLTVSGARPSLLQYVRQLWGRRHFILAFSQAKLTAQYSQAKLGQIWQVATPLLNAAVYYFIFGMLLGARGGLDDDVYIPFLVTGVFVFTFTQSSVMAGVRSISGNLGLVRALHFPRASLPISFSLQQLQQLMFSMIVLVGILVAFGHYPRLSWLLVLPALLLQFVFNSGLAMVMARLGAKTPDLAQLMPFLTRTWMYASGVMFPLSYILERAEQIPSWFGEVMLANPAAVYMDLMRFALIDGYGSENLPSHVWALALGWALLAGIGGFIYFWKAEERYGRG; encoded by the coding sequence GTGAGTGAGACGACATCGCACAAGGGTGCGGTCGCGGTGAGCGCCCCGCCTTCCCCCGACGACGGCCTGTCCCCGGCCGAGCTCGCCGCGAAGTACGGACTGACGGTGAGCGGGGCCCGGCCCTCTCTGCTGCAGTACGTCCGGCAGCTGTGGGGACGGCGCCACTTCATCCTCGCCTTCTCGCAGGCCAAGCTGACCGCCCAGTACAGCCAGGCGAAGCTGGGCCAGATCTGGCAGGTGGCGACACCGCTGCTGAACGCGGCGGTGTACTACTTCATCTTCGGCATGCTGCTCGGTGCACGGGGCGGTCTGGACGACGACGTCTACATCCCCTTCCTGGTGACCGGCGTCTTCGTCTTCACCTTCACCCAGAGCTCCGTGATGGCCGGTGTCCGGTCGATCTCGGGGAACCTCGGGCTGGTGAGGGCACTGCACTTCCCCCGGGCCTCGCTCCCGATCTCCTTCTCGCTCCAGCAGCTCCAGCAGCTCATGTTCTCCATGATCGTTCTGGTGGGGATCCTGGTCGCTTTCGGCCACTATCCGCGGCTGTCGTGGCTCCTGGTGCTCCCGGCTCTGCTGTTGCAGTTCGTCTTCAATTCCGGTTTGGCCATGGTCATGGCCAGACTTGGCGCCAAGACCCCGGACCTGGCCCAGCTGATGCCCTTCCTCACCCGCACCTGGATGTACGCCTCCGGCGTGATGTTCCCCCTGAGCTACATCCTGGAACGGGCGGAACAGATCCCGAGCTGGTTCGGCGAGGTGATGCTGGCCAACCCCGCCGCCGTCTACATGGACCTGATGCGCTTCGCGCTGATCGACGGCTATGGCTCGGAGAACCTGCCCAGCCACGTCTGGGCCCTCGCCCTCGGCTGGGCTCTGCTCGCCGGCATCGGCGGGTTCATCTACTTCTGGAAGGCTGAGGAGCGTTACGGCCGTGGCTGA
- a CDS encoding CDP-alcohol phosphatidyltransferase family protein, with translation MPKPSVAELRPVVHPPGVKDRRSGEHWAGRLYMRELSLRVDRHLVNTRVTPNQLTYVMTVFGVLAAPALLVPGITGAVLGVLAVQLYLLLDCVDGEVARWKKQFSLGGVYLDRVGAYLCDAAVLVGFGLRAADLWGEGRIDWLWAFLGTLAALGAVLIKAETDLVGVARHQGGLPPVKEAASEPRSSGMALARRAAAALKFHRLVLGVEASLLILALAVLDAVRDDLFFSRLGVAVLAGIAMLQTLLHLVSVLASSRLK, from the coding sequence ATGCCAAAGCCATCAGTAGCTGAACTCCGCCCGGTCGTTCACCCCCCGGGCGTGAAGGACCGGCGGAGCGGCGAGCACTGGGCCGGCCGGCTCTACATGCGCGAACTCTCGCTGCGCGTGGACCGGCACCTGGTGAACACGCGGGTCACGCCCAACCAGCTGACCTACGTGATGACCGTCTTCGGTGTCCTCGCCGCCCCGGCCCTGCTGGTGCCGGGGATCACCGGTGCCGTGCTCGGCGTGCTGGCGGTCCAGCTCTACCTGCTGCTGGACTGCGTCGACGGCGAGGTGGCCCGCTGGAAGAAGCAGTTCTCCCTCGGCGGGGTCTACCTCGACCGGGTCGGCGCCTATCTGTGCGACGCCGCCGTGCTCGTCGGCTTCGGGCTGCGCGCCGCCGACCTGTGGGGCGAGGGGCGCATCGACTGGCTGTGGGCGTTCCTCGGCACCCTGGCCGCCCTCGGCGCCGTCCTGATCAAGGCCGAGACGGACCTCGTCGGCGTCGCCCGCCACCAGGGCGGACTGCCGCCCGTCAAGGAGGCGGCGTCCGAGCCGCGCTCGTCCGGTATGGCGCTGGCCCGCCGGGCGGCCGCGGCGCTCAAGTTCCACCGGCTCGTGCTCGGCGTCGAGGCGTCCCTGCTGATCCTGGCGCTGGCGGTCCTCGACGCGGTCCGGGACGACCTGTTCTTCTCCCGGCTCGGGGTCGCCGTGCTGGCCGGCATCGCGATGCTGCAGACGCTGCTCCACCTCGTGTCCGTCCTGGCCTCCAGCAGGCTGAAGTGA
- a CDS encoding cation diffusion facilitator family transporter gives MGAGHGHGPVGGASPARTGTAAAAHRGRLRIALGLTLTVLFAQLAGGLITGSLALLADAGHMATDVVGLAMALLAIRFANRPASEQRTFGYARAEILAALANCLLLFGVGGFVLYEGVERLFRPTGVEGGLAAVFGGIGLVANVISLLVLMRGQRESLNVRGAFLEVLADTLGSVAVIVSALVITVTGWQRADAVASLVIGLMVVPRAWKLLREAVDVLLEAAPRHVDMASVREHMLAQPGVEDVHDLHVWTITSGLPVLSAHVVVSPEVLDALGYEKLLHELQGCLDRHFDVEHCTFQLEPGGHAEHEAGLCH, from the coding sequence ATGGGGGCAGGACACGGCCACGGGCCGGTCGGCGGTGCCTCGCCGGCCCGTACGGGCACCGCCGCCGCGGCGCACCGGGGCCGGCTGCGCATCGCCCTGGGGCTGACCCTGACGGTGCTGTTCGCCCAGCTGGCGGGCGGGCTGATCACCGGCTCCCTCGCCCTGCTGGCGGACGCCGGGCACATGGCCACGGACGTCGTCGGGCTCGCCATGGCGCTGCTGGCCATCCGCTTCGCCAACCGCCCGGCGAGCGAGCAGCGCACCTTCGGCTACGCGCGCGCCGAGATCCTCGCCGCGCTCGCCAACTGCCTGCTGCTGTTCGGGGTCGGCGGCTTCGTGCTGTACGAGGGCGTGGAGCGGCTGTTCCGGCCCACCGGGGTGGAGGGCGGGCTCGCCGCCGTGTTCGGCGGGATCGGCCTGGTGGCGAACGTCATCTCGCTGCTGGTGCTGATGCGCGGGCAGCGCGAGAGCCTCAATGTCCGGGGGGCCTTCCTGGAGGTGCTGGCGGACACCCTGGGCTCCGTCGCCGTGATCGTCTCGGCCCTGGTGATCACCGTCACGGGGTGGCAGCGGGCGGACGCGGTGGCCTCGCTCGTGATCGGCCTCATGGTGGTGCCGCGCGCGTGGAAGCTGCTGCGGGAGGCGGTGGACGTGCTGCTGGAGGCGGCACCGCGCCATGTGGACATGGCCTCGGTGCGGGAGCACATGCTCGCCCAGCCGGGCGTGGAGGACGTGCACGACCTGCATGTCTGGACGATCACCTCGGGGCTGCCGGTGCTGTCGGCGCACGTGGTGGTCAGCCCGGAGGTGCTGGACGCGCTGGGCTACGAGAAGCTCCTGCACGAGCTGCAGGGCTGCCTGGACCGGCACTTCGACGTGGAGCACTGCACCTTCCAGCTGGAGCCGGGCGGGCACGCGGAGCACGAAGCGGGCCTGTGCCACTGA
- a CDS encoding glycosyltransferase family 2 protein, with the protein MRLGAVVLTMGNRPEELRALLDSVAKQDGDPIEVVVVGNGSPLPELTVPDLTVRTIELPENVGIPAGRNVGIEAFGPGGRDVDVLLFLDDDGLLPNSDTAELCRRAFAADPELGIVSFRIADPDTGVTQRRHVPRLRASDPMRSSRVTTFLGGANAVRTAVFQQVGGLPDDFFYAHEETDLAWRALDAGWMIDYRSDLVLFHPTTAPSRHAVYHRMVARNRVWLARRNLPLPLIPLYLGVWLLLTLVRRPSGPALRAWFGGFAEGWRSPCGPRRPMKWRTVWRLTRLGRPPII; encoded by the coding sequence ATGAGGCTCGGGGCGGTGGTCCTCACCATGGGCAACCGCCCCGAGGAGCTGCGCGCGCTCCTCGACTCGGTCGCCAAGCAGGACGGCGACCCGATCGAGGTCGTGGTCGTGGGCAACGGCTCGCCGCTGCCCGAGCTGACGGTGCCCGACCTGACCGTCAGGACCATCGAGCTGCCCGAGAACGTCGGCATCCCCGCCGGGCGCAACGTCGGCATCGAGGCCTTCGGGCCCGGCGGCCGCGACGTCGACGTCCTGCTCTTCCTCGACGACGACGGCCTGCTGCCGAACTCCGACACGGCCGAACTCTGCCGGCGGGCCTTCGCCGCCGACCCGGAGCTGGGCATCGTCAGCTTCCGGATCGCCGACCCCGACACCGGGGTCACCCAGCGCCGTCACGTCCCCCGGCTGCGCGCCTCCGACCCGATGCGCTCCTCCCGGGTGACCACCTTCCTGGGCGGCGCCAACGCGGTCCGCACGGCCGTCTTCCAGCAGGTCGGCGGACTGCCGGACGACTTCTTCTACGCCCACGAGGAGACCGACCTCGCCTGGCGGGCCCTGGACGCCGGCTGGATGATCGACTACCGGTCCGACCTGGTGCTCTTCCACCCCACCACGGCCCCCAGCCGGCACGCGGTCTACCACCGCATGGTGGCCCGCAACCGGGTCTGGCTGGCCCGCCGCAACCTCCCGCTGCCGCTCATACCGCTGTATCTGGGGGTGTGGCTGCTGCTCACCCTCGTGCGCCGCCCGTCCGGCCCGGCCCTGCGCGCCTGGTTCGGGGGCTTCGCCGAAGGCTGGCGGTCACCCTGCGGACCGCGCCGTCCCATGAAGTGGCGTACGGTATGGCGCCTGACCCGACTGGGCCGGCCTCCCATCATCTGA
- a CDS encoding iron-containing alcohol dehydrogenase family protein, with amino-acid sequence MPVLTRLIPSPVVVDISAGALDDLAGLLVDQRISASGKLAIAISGGSGAALRERFAPALPGAAWFEVGGGTLDEAIKLADAMKSGHYDAVVGMGGGKIIDCAKFAAARIGLPLVAVATNLSHDGLCSPVATLDNDAGRGSYGVPNPIAIVIDLDVIREAPIRFVRSGVGDVISNISAVADWELSHRETGEQIDGLAAAMARQSGEAVLRHPGGCGDDDFLTVLAEGLVMTGISMSVAGDSRPASGACHEINHALDLLYPKRAAAHGEQCGLGAAFAMHLRGAREQSAHMVEVLRRHGLPVLPGEIGFTDEEFVKAVEFAPKTRPGRYTILEHRNLSTDQIRDAYADYAKAISS; translated from the coding sequence GTGCCGGTACTGACCCGTCTCATTCCGTCCCCGGTCGTCGTCGACATCAGCGCCGGCGCACTGGACGACCTGGCGGGGCTCCTCGTCGACCAGCGGATCTCCGCCTCCGGCAAGCTGGCCATCGCGATCAGCGGCGGCTCCGGGGCGGCGCTGCGCGAGCGGTTCGCGCCGGCGCTGCCCGGAGCGGCCTGGTTCGAGGTCGGCGGCGGCACCCTCGACGAGGCGATCAAGCTGGCCGACGCCATGAAGTCCGGCCACTACGACGCGGTCGTCGGCATGGGCGGCGGCAAGATCATCGACTGTGCGAAGTTCGCCGCGGCGCGGATCGGCCTCCCGCTGGTCGCCGTCGCGACGAACCTCTCGCACGACGGTCTCTGCTCGCCGGTCGCCACCCTCGACAACGACGCGGGCCGCGGCTCCTACGGGGTGCCCAACCCCATCGCGATCGTCATCGACCTCGATGTGATCCGCGAGGCCCCGATCCGCTTCGTCCGCTCCGGCGTCGGCGACGTGATCTCCAACATCTCCGCCGTCGCCGACTGGGAGCTCTCCCACCGGGAGACCGGCGAGCAGATCGACGGCCTGGCCGCCGCCATGGCCCGGCAGTCCGGCGAGGCGGTGCTGCGCCACCCCGGCGGCTGCGGGGACGACGACTTCCTCACCGTGCTCGCCGAGGGCCTGGTCATGACCGGCATCTCCATGTCGGTCGCCGGCGACAGCCGGCCGGCCTCCGGCGCCTGCCACGAGATCAACCACGCCCTCGACCTGCTCTACCCCAAGCGCGCCGCCGCCCACGGCGAGCAGTGCGGGCTCGGCGCCGCCTTCGCGATGCATCTGCGCGGCGCCCGCGAGCAGTCCGCGCACATGGTCGAGGTGCTGAGGCGGCACGGTCTGCCGGTGCTCCCCGGCGAGATCGGCTTCACCGACGAGGAGTTCGTCAAGGCCGTGGAGTTCGCGCCCAAGACCCGCCCCGGGCGCTACACGATCCTGGAGCACCGGAACCTCTCCACCGACCAGATCAGGGACGCTTACGCCGACTATGCCAAAGCCATCAGTAGCTGA
- a CDS encoding DUF5941 domain-containing protein, which yields MSTAILTGPPVTGEQLPSDLRALGFTVVTAADDGELAARAGAVPAGERVAVVDTRLVAHRHALRLALTDPRFPAAAVPGAVTAQPAARAALLRALAAPPAGPAAPPAGEGAVPRATAGSVPDAAAAALAAAGERVHRPELGVLTATVPEGPREREQALAALAETDDEQVRLRTAVKARDGFFTTFFVSPYSRYLARWCARRGLTPNQVTTASLITALIAAGCAATGTRPGFAAAGLLLLFSFVLDCTDGQLARYSLQYSTLGAWLDATFDRAKEYAFYAGLALGAARGGDDVWALALAAMILQTVRHVVDFAFNEADHDAPGNTSPAAAISGRLDSVGWTVWVRRMIVLPIGERWALIAVLTALTTPRTVFTVLLVGCALAACYTTAGRLLRSLARRGPRTARAGRALADLADSGPLAEAAARALRAPARALPALLGAPAAALLATALILLTASFTPSGGPWPAVAALGYAALSGLAVARPFTGPLDWLVPPLFRTAEYGTILVLAARAETDGALPAAFGLVAAAAYHHYDTVYRIRGGTGAPPAWLVRAVGGQEGRVLAVTAAAALLPATGFTIALTALAAVIALAVLIESIRFWVSSGAPAVHDETGEPA from the coding sequence CTGTCGACCGCCATCCTCACCGGTCCGCCGGTCACCGGGGAGCAACTGCCGAGTGACCTCCGCGCGCTGGGCTTCACCGTGGTCACGGCGGCGGACGACGGCGAGCTGGCCGCCCGGGCCGGCGCCGTACCCGCCGGGGAGCGCGTGGCCGTGGTGGACACCCGCCTCGTCGCCCACCGGCACGCGCTGCGGCTGGCGCTGACCGACCCCCGCTTCCCGGCGGCCGCGGTCCCCGGCGCCGTCACGGCACAGCCCGCCGCCCGGGCGGCCCTGCTGCGCGCCCTCGCCGCGCCCCCGGCCGGGCCGGCCGCGCCTCCCGCCGGGGAGGGCGCCGTCCCCCGGGCGACGGCCGGTTCCGTCCCCGACGCGGCCGCCGCCGCGCTCGCCGCCGCCGGGGAGCGGGTCCACCGGCCCGAACTCGGCGTGCTGACCGCCACCGTGCCCGAAGGCCCCCGGGAACGCGAACAGGCCCTCGCCGCCCTCGCGGAGACGGACGACGAGCAGGTGCGGCTGCGTACCGCCGTGAAGGCCCGCGACGGCTTCTTCACCACCTTCTTCGTCAGCCCCTACTCCCGCTATCTCGCCCGCTGGTGCGCCCGCCGCGGCCTCACGCCGAACCAGGTCACCACCGCCTCGCTGATCACCGCGCTGATCGCCGCCGGCTGCGCCGCGACGGGCACCCGCCCCGGCTTCGCCGCCGCCGGGCTGCTGCTCCTCTTCTCCTTCGTCCTCGACTGCACCGACGGCCAGCTCGCCCGCTACTCGCTCCAGTACTCCACGCTCGGCGCCTGGCTCGACGCCACCTTCGACCGGGCCAAGGAGTACGCCTTCTACGCGGGCCTGGCGCTCGGCGCGGCCCGGGGCGGTGACGACGTCTGGGCCCTCGCGCTGGCGGCGATGATCCTGCAGACCGTGCGGCACGTCGTCGACTTCGCCTTCAACGAGGCCGACCACGACGCCCCCGGCAACACCAGCCCCGCCGCCGCGATCTCCGGCAGGCTCGACAGCGTCGGCTGGACCGTCTGGGTCCGCCGCATGATCGTGCTGCCCATCGGTGAGCGCTGGGCGCTGATCGCCGTCCTGACGGCGCTCACCACCCCCCGCACCGTCTTCACCGTCCTGCTCGTCGGCTGCGCGCTCGCCGCCTGCTACACCACCGCCGGACGGCTGCTGCGCTCCCTCGCCCGCCGCGGCCCCCGCACCGCCCGCGCCGGGCGGGCCCTGGCCGACCTCGCCGACTCCGGACCGCTCGCCGAGGCGGCCGCCCGCGCCCTGCGGGCCCCGGCCCGGGCGCTGCCCGCCCTCCTCGGCGCGCCCGCCGCGGCCCTGCTCGCCACGGCGCTGATCCTGCTCACGGCCTCGTTCACCCCGTCCGGCGGCCCCTGGCCGGCCGTCGCGGCCCTCGGCTACGCGGCCCTGTCCGGCCTCGCCGTCGCCCGCCCGTTCACCGGTCCCCTCGACTGGCTCGTCCCCCCGCTCTTCCGCACGGCCGAGTACGGCACCATCCTGGTGCTGGCGGCCCGCGCGGAGACGGACGGCGCCCTGCCCGCGGCGTTCGGGCTGGTGGCGGCCGCGGCCTATCATCATTACGACACGGTGTACCGCATCCGCGGCGGCACCGGCGCCCCGCCGGCCTGGCTGGTACGGGCGGTCGGGGGACAGGAGGGACGGGTCCTCGCGGTCACGGCCGCCGCCGCCCTCCTCCCCGCCACAGGTTTCACCATCGCGCTGACCGCCCTGGCCGCGGTCATCGCGCTCGCGGTGCTCATCGAGAGCATCCGCTTCTGGGTCTCCTCCGGAGCACCCGCCGTACACGACGAAACAGGAGAACCCGCATGA
- a CDS encoding sugar phosphate nucleotidyltransferase translates to MIGLVLAAGAGRRLRPYTDTLPKALVPVGPADNPEATTVLDIALGNFAEVGLTEVAIVVGYRKEAVYERREALEKKYGVKITLIDNDKAEEWNNAYSLWCARDVLGQGVILANGDTVHPVSVEKTLLAARGQGQKIILALDTVKSLADEEMKVITDPEKGVRRITKLMEPAEATGEYIGVTLIEAEAAAELADALKTTFEKDPDLYYEDGYQELVNRGFKIDVAPIGDVRWVEIDNHDDLARGREIACRY, encoded by the coding sequence ATGATCGGCCTCGTGCTGGCAGCCGGCGCCGGACGGCGTCTGCGCCCCTACACCGACACCCTGCCCAAGGCTCTGGTGCCGGTGGGCCCCGCGGACAACCCCGAGGCCACCACCGTCCTCGACATCGCCTTGGGCAACTTCGCCGAGGTCGGCCTGACCGAGGTCGCCATCGTCGTCGGCTACCGCAAGGAGGCCGTGTACGAGCGCCGGGAGGCCCTGGAGAAGAAGTACGGCGTCAAGATCACCCTGATCGACAACGACAAGGCCGAGGAGTGGAACAACGCCTACTCCCTCTGGTGCGCCCGTGACGTCCTCGGCCAGGGCGTGATCCTCGCCAACGGCGACACCGTGCACCCGGTCTCCGTCGAGAAGACCCTGCTCGCCGCCCGCGGGCAGGGGCAGAAGATCATCCTCGCCCTCGACACGGTGAAGTCCCTCGCCGACGAGGAGATGAAGGTCATCACGGACCCCGAGAAGGGCGTCCGGCGCATCACCAAGCTCATGGAGCCCGCCGAGGCCACCGGCGAGTACATCGGCGTCACCCTGATCGAGGCCGAGGCCGCCGCCGAGCTGGCCGACGCGCTGAAGACCACCTTCGAGAAGGACCCCGACCTCTACTACGAGGACGGCTACCAGGAGCTGGTCAACCGCGGCTTCAAGATCGACGTCGCCCCGATCGGCGATGTCCGGTGGGTCGAGATCGACAACCACGACGACCTCGCCCGTGGACGGGAGATCGCGTGCCGGTACTGA